In the genome of Tropicibacter oceani, one region contains:
- a CDS encoding universal stress protein yields MPVMNLLVAFNGSKGSVAALRYAAALAQRHGAHVTAMLAHTRHEVIDRRSRWIPKEAQALLDEANSNLVRDIEATFETERKALGLANALQLHEVTGRVDTVLSTAARHYDLLIVGARSDDDDEHITLHPDRIALLSGRPVIVVPAGYDAGAEHSHAALAWDGGRAAARALSDSLRLLEGEGRVSVLTVGRREDWPIQDLMTHLERHGVEAILEEWPTTHPVAETILGYCEKHDTSLLVLGAYEHSKFREDFLGGVTPRILAKARIPVLLSH; encoded by the coding sequence ATGCCCGTGATGAACCTGCTTGTGGCTTTCAACGGATCGAAAGGGTCAGTTGCGGCGCTGCGCTATGCGGCCGCGCTTGCGCAACGGCACGGCGCCCATGTCACCGCGATGCTGGCCCATACCCGGCACGAAGTGATCGACCGCCGGTCACGCTGGATCCCGAAAGAGGCGCAGGCGCTTCTGGATGAGGCCAACAGCAACCTGGTGCGCGACATCGAAGCCACCTTCGAGACCGAGCGCAAGGCGCTTGGCCTGGCCAACGCGCTGCAACTGCACGAGGTGACCGGCCGCGTCGATACGGTCCTGTCCACGGCCGCCCGGCACTATGACCTGCTGATCGTCGGCGCGCGGTCCGATGACGATGACGAACACATCACCCTGCATCCGGACCGCATTGCGCTTTTGTCTGGTCGGCCGGTGATCGTGGTGCCGGCGGGCTATGACGCGGGCGCCGAACATAGCCATGCGGCGCTGGCCTGGGATGGCGGGCGCGCCGCCGCCCGCGCGTTGTCCGACAGCCTGCGCCTTCTGGAAGGCGAGGGCCGGGTCAGCGTCCTGACCGTGGGCCGCCGCGAAGACTGGCCGATCCAGGATCTGATGACCCATCTGGAACGCCACGGCGTCGAGGCGATCCTGGAAGAATGGCCCACAACCCATCCGGTGGCCGAGACGATCCTGGGCTATTGCGAGAAACACGACACCTCGCTGTTGGTTCTGGGGGCCTACGAGCATTCCAAATTCCGCGAGGATTTCCTGGGCGGGGTGACACCGCGAATTCTGGCCAAGGCCCGCATTCCCGTTCTTCTGTCACACTAA